The Equus caballus isolate H_3958 breed thoroughbred chromosome 30, TB-T2T, whole genome shotgun sequence DNA segment GCCAGGTGGGCAGATGACCATAGGAGGGGAGCTTTGGGCAGTAAGGGTCTCCAGAGATGGCTCCCGTGCCTGTGACACTGCGTAGTCGCAAGGTGACTCTCCTGAGGGCTGAGTCTCCCAAAGACCTTTGGGATGGACTGACCTGTAGGACTTGGCTGGTCCTGAGGGAATTAGGAAGACAAAGACCACTTTTGTTTTGGGAATGGAGGAGACAAGACCTAAGGAAGGCCTGAGGCAGGACTCGCTGGTCAGAGCTGTTCCTCCgtctctttcctcctttgtttAGCTGCAGGGCGGAGGGAGAGGCTAAAGGAAGCTCCTTAAAGGGAGGGTAGAGTCCCTCTAAGGAAGATGGAgtgagggctgcctggaggcggGAGGATGCACAGGATGACGGAAGTGCCCTTGACCTGGGAGTCCGTCTCTCACCTGCAGCCTGACACAGCGTCCCCTGCACGTCTTCCCTCCCTGCTGGgtctcgcccccccccccccccccccccccgcccagccCCCCGCCCAGCCCCCGCCCTCCTGGCCCGCGGCCCACAGCTACTTACCTTCTTGAGCTGCTTGAGGTTGCTGGAGCGGATGGCAGCCAGGAGCTGGTCACGGGAGTTCTTCTCCTGGGCGGGGAGGACTCTGTCCCCCATCTTCCTCTGGGTAGCTGGCGAGAGTGAGTTCTTCAGGTTCTCCATGATGAGGGGTGGGGCcaagggaggtggaggtggaggtggggcgGCTGGAGCGCCCCCTTTCTTGGGCGAGTTCTTGGGAGAGGCCTTTGGAGATGGCTGGGGTGAGGGTGTCGGGGAGCCCTTGGCCACGGCCCCCACCTTGGGCACCTCCAGCAGACCCTTCTTCTCTCCGCTGGCCTCCTGCGCCTGCCGCTGCTCCTGCAGCCGCTTCTGCCGCTGCTTGTCCATGTTGCGGCTGAGCAGGTTGGTGACGGTCATGCGGGGCCCGGCCAGCTCGAAGTGGTAGCCCAGCTTGAGCAGCGTGGTGTTCTCCTTGAGCAGCTTGGCAATCTCCATCTCGGTCTTGCCGCCGCAGATGTGTCTCTGGTTGTGGAAGCGGAGCTCGGTCAGCGTGTTGTTCTGGAGCAGGGCCCGGAAGATGGCCAGGATGCCTTTGCCTGTGATGTGGTTGGAGTCCAGGTTCAGGCTGGTGATCGTCTTGTTGGCCTTGAGCATGATGGCAATGGCGAAGGCCACGTGGTCGTCGGCGCGGGTGTTGGCCAAGGCGAACACCTTGACCACGGTGTTGAACTCCAGGGCCTCGGTGAAGCGCACCAAGATCTCGTTGGTGATACAGTCTGAGTTGTTGACGTTCACCTCGGTCATCTCGGGGTCGTTGTTCTTCACTTTCTCCAGAGGCTCGTCGAATATGCTGGGAGCCGCCTCCTCCTCCGTCTTGGCCGGCCCCTCGGGGGCCTGTTTCTCGGCTGTTGGGGTCCTGCTCTCCTCTTTGGGTTCCTTTCCCTTTAGGGACTCATCTTTTTTGACCTTCTCATCCTCCTTTTTCGGATCTGTGTTCCCAGCTCCTCTTTTCACCgtctcctcctgcttcctggtGTCTGTGTTCCTCCTGTCTCCTTTCGCCTTCTCGTCCTCCTCCCTCTTGCTTGCCTCCTTGgcctcccctctcttctccttgtcTCTGCTCAGACCTGGGCTCCTGTCACtcaccttctcctctcccttccttttggccgccgtcccctcctctccacccGCAGCCTTCCCCGCCTCTTTCTTATCCACTGCAGCCCTGACCCGGCCCTTGTCAATGCCCCTGATGACCTTCTCCTCCTTGGGCTTGTCACCACCCTTGCCATCAGCTTCCTCTTTGTCTCGGGAGAAACTTTTCTTTAAGACACCCTTCTTTGGCTCCTTGCCCTGGTCTGAGTCCCGCTTGGGgcctggggtttttttgctggCATCTCTGCCCCTTTCCTCTCCGTTCTTGGCATCTGTCTTGGTCTCAGCTTGCTTGCTTTCCTaagaattcagaaaagaaaaataaacatgaagaGCTGGCttcagagagagaggaatgagTATGGGGACTGGCATTGGGGGCACTTATGTAACTTCCCTGGAGCCTCCAAAGGACAGTCTCCATGGGGGACACCCCAACAGGGACTGGGGTTCAAGCTGCAGAGAGCGGGCTGACACCAGACTCAGAGCATCAGGGTCACGAGGACCACAACGAACACCTGAGGAGGTTGTGGCATCTCCGTCCCCAGAGGGTCCTCAGACCCAGAACTGCCCTTTCTGTCATGGGTGAGTGAGAAAGGATGCTGTCAAGTGGTACCCTGCTGAGCCATGTTGGAGCTGAGACCAAAGGAAAAAGCACTAATACTGGTCCTctctttatttaacattttgaagtttggttcatcatttaattttttaaacatcagtTATCTCAATCCCCGAGCTTTTGGGTGCCCCCTTGCATCCTGGTCTGGGTGAGCACCTCACCCACCTCGCCCAGCCCCGGCCTTGCTGCCAAGGGCAGGTCAGTGGTCCTCAGATGCTGGGACTTGACAGATGATaccttttcaaaggaaaaaaaaatggagggacCAACAGTGGGctactaacattttattttacccaGGAGGGATATTTATCAATTCTGTCTGCCATCATCATCTCATTGAAGGAAGGCCCTAACAATAAAGGAGACAGAATAAAGGACGTACCTTACATCAAATACGTATGGCT contains these protein-coding regions:
- the LMOD1 gene encoding leiomodin-1 translates to MSKVAKYRRQVSEDPDIDSLLSTLSPEEMEELEKELDVVDPDGSIPVGLLQRNQTEKQSTGAYNREAMLNFCEKETKKLIQRETSMDESKQAETKTDAKNGEERGRDASKKTPGPKRDSDQGKEPKKGVLKKSFSRDKEEADGKGGDKPKEEKVIRGIDKGRVRAAVDKKEAGKAAGGEEGTAAKRKGEEKVSDRSPGLSRDKEKRGEAKEASKREEDEKAKGDRRNTDTRKQEETVKRGAGNTDPKKEDEKVKKDESLKGKEPKEESRTPTAEKQAPEGPAKTEEEAAPSIFDEPLEKVKNNDPEMTEVNVNNSDCITNEILVRFTEALEFNTVVKVFALANTRADDHVAFAIAIMLKANKTITSLNLDSNHITGKGILAIFRALLQNNTLTELRFHNQRHICGGKTEMEIAKLLKENTTLLKLGYHFELAGPRMTVTNLLSRNMDKQRQKRLQEQRQAQEASGEKKGLLEVPKVGAVAKGSPTPSPQPSPKASPKNSPKKGGAPAAPPPPPPPLAPPLIMENLKNSLSPATQRKMGDRVLPAQEKNSRDQLLAAIRSSNLKQLKKVEVPKLLQ